The DNA segment CATCTTCCCAGCGGAAAGGCTTAACACCGTGTGGGGTGTTTGTCCGTGAGGTGTTGATGTAAATGGCATCGGCGAGGAGTTGCCATTGGGTGTATGTCATtctaggtggtggtgagcggtGTGGAGGGTCTGGATGAGCGAGAGAGACGTCGACTTACATTGGATCCAAGAGCCTAAAAAGCTGCCTGAGGCGGGGTTCTGGTAAAAGCACGAGATGGTCTGTTGTGAGGCTGGCCATGTGCTTAGCGACCGCGCGCATACACATAGAGACCAGATCCATCTTACGGACCACATCCTTGGGACCAGTTATCGAAGTCATTATACTATGGGAGGTCTGTGCCAatagttgttgttgagagacaAGAATTGTCAAGGGAGGCCTAAAATGAAGTTACAAGGCTTGACGCGTCGACAATGATGTTCGAAACGTTGGACAGTCCATGATCAAGAAAGAGTaagtggtggaggtttgCAAGGACACCAAATGTCCATTGTGTTGGTCTGTGCAAAGGCCTCCCAGAGAAAGTTGCGTGGGAAACTCAATAGGAAGGAAGGCAGGAGCGATTGCAAGAGCACTTCTTCAGCCAGTTCAGAAAATCACGAGACGGACCTTTGTTGAGGTAGCTCTCGTGTGCGTGTGCGTACAGTCAAATGTTCTATCTAAAAGAGGCATGTCTCTGGCATCATGGTCCCCAGTGGCCGATATAGAGCGACCACCGGAGTGTAAATGCAGAAAGTGTCAATCTATCCCCCGCTTTCCCCTCCAGACCGTCATGGTGTAAGACTTTTACCGGAGTGAATACGAAGGAAAAATGAAGTTTtatgttgttgaagaagaaaaagagaaacctTCAAATTTGGGACGAGCAGAAAGACTTTTAAAGGCAACTTTGTCGTCGAGAGCGGGGCCACAACCCATCCAATCAGAGAGCGTCGGCCCCCTGAGAGAGCACGAGCCACATCAGGCACCAGCCACACGGAGCCAACTGAATTGCACAGCCGGGCCGGTGGGGAGCCATACCTAACCATCAAGCCCCACAGCGGGGTTCCAAACCATTTGTGGTTTATCCTTTTCCTCAGGTTGCTATTGTTCCTGGCATTGCTGTAAAGTGAATATAATCTGGCCCAGATAAGAAAAGATTCTCTTGGTTCTTAGACTGTTCAGTTCAAAAAGcacctctctcactctcGCAGCCTACGCCCAAGACCAGCAAAACCACAGTGTCTTAACAAAAGCGCCCAACTTTGCGATACCCCGCCATCAAACATTTAGATCTACCCATCACCACGACCCCCATCAGTCAAAATGGCAGGCGGCAGCGGCGCAGCGAGCTCTCGCGGCAGAGGAAAGTTCAGAAAGTTCACCCGTGGTGGTATGTCCCTCCCtttttctccctcccccttccacccccatAACTAACCCCCAATCCAGGCGGCAAACACTTCTCCAAGAACCTCCGCCCCCTCGACGCTGACGGCAACGAAATGGGCATGTGGGGTGATGCCCCAGccaaagacgaagaagaagagtccGACTCTGAGGATGACTCCTCGGAGGAGGAATCCgaagacgacaacgacgCCGTCAAAATCcccacggcggcggcggaggagctaAGCCGCGAGGAGcgcaagaagcaaaagaaggccgccaaggaagccgccatcaaggcgaagaagggaCCTGTCCAGGTGGGGGATATGCCGTCAGActctgacgaggaggagagcgaggaggaggaggccagcAAAATGCCTGCCAACCCGAACCACTCCCGTGCTGCTCGCAACCAGACCAAGGTCCCCAAGAAGAGCgcggatgatgacgaggaactCGCGGCCGGGACGAAGAAGCTGGCTGTTTCGGCGCCGAataagaaggagagggaggcgattgCTGCgcaggaggccaaggagagaTATATGAAGCTTCATGAGCAGGGCAAGACGGATCAGGCAAAGGCGGatttggcgaggttgagggagattAGGGcgaagagagaggaggaggcggcgaggagatTGGTAAGTTGATCGTATTGTCAGATGAGGCTCTACCTGGAGAAGGTGACTAATATTTCAACCAGGCTGAGAAGCAAGAGCAAGACGAGGCCAACCGtctcaagaaggccgagatcgaggccaaggaggccaagaagcgcGAGGCGGCTCTTGGTCCcgcggcgaagaagaagggcaagaaatGAGCAGACGACGACACTAGGCGTTGTTTTTGATGGACGATTCAGGCCGGCTTTTTTTGGATTCTCTTATTACATTGTCTCTTATTACATGCGCTTTTggtatcctcctccccctttgctCGTTACATATATTTATCTTGGATTAACACCATGCCCATATGTGACCATTGTATATACCTCTATCCGCCCTTCTAAATGCTATCTATCACACCTGGACCATGTCGTACAGACGCATACCCATTAAACACCATATTCAACCAAACTGATCAACACATACCACCACACCCTTTCAAACATACAACTTGACGCAATAATCAGGGCATACCAGCCAACCCCTCCGTCCCCACGGCCTCCTTCCAAAACTCATCAaaatccacccccttctccttgaacATATCCCTAATCTTCTGCGCCACCTCTACCTGCCTCTCCTCCGTAAAACCCCCCGGCCTCCCGGTCTCAAACTGCACAACCTCGATCCACCTAAAGAACAAATCCTCCTGCCCAATCGCCGCGAGCGCATCCCTAAACTTGAACACCTGCTTCCttctctcatcctccttcgtCCCCGGCTTAGCCCCCGTGTCAGAAAGATCAATGCTCAACCACCCGAAATTCTCATGGTacaccagcaccaacgtCCCAAAGACACGTTCGTCAATAACCTTCTTGTCGACCAGCTCCGTGGCGGCGACCATACCCGCCCAGTCCAAATCCCAATTCGCGTCCATAGTCAGGTACCCAGTCTTTTGCTGCAGGAGCATAGGGGACGTGGCGGAACGGATCTGGTTCCAAAACACCTTGCGGAGGTCgtcgttggcgaggaggtctTTACCTTTACCTAGGATTTCGACATCCCACTTGCGGGAGCGGCGGAGGTAGATTTCTGAGGGGCGAAACCCGACTTTGTAGCGCCAGTGGCAGGGGGAGCCGGTGAGGGGGGAGCCGATGAGGAATTCGTAGGGCCAGGGCCAGACGAAGATTGCGAGGGTGaagtcgaggaggaaggtggaggcgcggcggaggaggaccCAAAGGTattgggaggtggtgaggtcggtgaagcggagggtggtggggttttCTTGGCCGGatagggagaggaggagttggaggtaCCAGGGGAAGATGTAGCGGAGCcggaggatgaagagagcgaggacgaggaggttcATGGCTACGGGGACGAGGAAGATTTTGCGcttgaagggggaggggcgggggTCGAGGTGGGAGATGTAGATGTGGGAGGGGTCGAGGGTTTCTGttagggggttgagggaggggggggccacctggaagggtttggggggggtgtctggggaggaggaggtggatttgggggtgaggCGGGCTTTGCCTTTGGATGTTTTGGTGGGCGCCATGATGGGCGGGGGTGAGAAGTATTGCAAATCGATATGTAAAGAGAAGTGAAATATgagaaaggggaaagaaaacaGTGATGAAattttgtggtggtgatgaggaaaagTGAGAGACTGATGGTTGGTGAGTTGTTCACGGTCTCTCTGCAAATGAGATGAGGTTTAGCTATTCAGGGgataaccctaacccttttgAGCGTTACATCGGGGCCCCGGTTTTTGGAAAGCGCCCGCTAAATCCCGGTGGACGGATTGCGGATCCCTGTCTCTCGGCTGGGAAAGCTTGAGCCTTGGCTGAATTTTTGAAAGTCCAAGAATTCCATGGATGctggggagagagagagagagagagataacGCGCCAACATcgcaacccctcctctcgTTTCCAGTCCGAAGCGCAATGCTCCAACAGTTTTCTACATCATGAGGGGTGGTCTATGGCAGGTGAGCTTTTCCAATTTCCACGCGCCATTCTCCAGTTCTCCATATCATAATGGCTGGTtaacccctccaccaccacagaaGCAGAGGCGTCCATCCGCCTGCTTGCTCTGCAGTTACAGCTACAGTTACAACTTCCGACACAGCCTCCGGTCGGGCGCTCCCGCGAGAACCTACTCAGCACTCGTTAGCAATGGCCTAACCGAACCGACGACCTTGTCGATTTCGAGAAGACCAACAACTTCGAGCCAGGTCCGAATCTCGAACAACACCCGCAACAATGGCTTCATGCCAGCCTGGGCAAAGGTGCCCCCTCCGAAATTAGAGCCCCTAGCACcgaaacctcctccaccaccgccgccgcctccttcccccccccctcctccgccgccaaagGCTTctactcctccaccaccaccaccccctccccctccccctccccctcgtcaaTGGCAGCCCTCCCCAACACGGAACCAAAAATCAGAACGAAGCAGCACCCCCTTCCAGTTCAGCCGCCACAAGAACTACAACCCCGCCGACAAACCTGTCTTCAACCCATCCGACAGACCTACCTTCAACCCATCCGACAGACCTACCTTcaaccctcccccgtctTCACAAACAAAACCGTCAAACCCCTTCCCCGAATGGGCCAACCTGACAAGAAGGCGAAGCAACAATGACACCGGCACTGTCAAAGGTTTTGACTTTTCCCGACCAGCAAGATCAATGCCGTTTGATAAGCCggttcctcctccgtcgTCAGAGTATCAGCAGACGCATCGAAGACGGTTGACGGCTTCACaattggggggtggtgagcagAGCCCCGCGCAACAACCGCACAGCAATAGTCCGAGCGATGAGTGGGCTAAGCTTGTGGCTGCGAATAAGGAGGAGTCGAGGCAGCCAAAGAAGATTATGCCTACGGCCGAGGACAAGgctgcttgggcttgggctgaTGAGACGGGTCAGCGGCCgcaggtgaggagggtggagagtcAAGAgcagggggaaggggggaggtatGTACATCCGGAGGATAGGGTTGCTGCTTCGTTACGTGGGACGTGGGGGATGCAAGCGGCGGGGACGGTTGTTcaggtggttggtgaggaggcggagactgtcgggaggagggaaggtggtcgtgggagggagagggaggtggtggtggagaagtcGAAAAGGTCAAagggtggaaggaggaggaatgacgatgaggatgaggagtttgATGTTGACTATGCCGAGGAAAGGCGCCGACGcaaggcggagaggaaggctGAAAAGGAAAGACAGAGGTTGGCCGAGTTGGATGGGCCGACGCCGATTTTGCTGCCCGAGTTCATCAGCGTTTCCAACCTTGCCAGTGCGCTGGGGGTGAAGGCTAGGGATTTTGTGaggcagctggaggagctgggctTTGAGGAGGTCAGTCAGGAGAGTATCTTGACCGGTGAGACGGCTGCGCTGGTGGCGCAGGAGTATGGGTTTGAGCCGACGGTGGAGACGGGAGAGACGGAGGATTTGAGGCCGAGACCGCCGCCGGAGGACCCCTCTTCTTTGCCGTTGCGACCGCCGGTGGTGACGATTATGGGGCATGTTGATCATGGGAAGACGACGTTGCTGGATTATCTGAGGAAGTCGTCGATTGTGAGTCAGGAGCATGGCGGGATTACGCAACACATTGGTGCGTTTTCGGTTAAGATGAGTTCAGGGAAGCAGATTACTTTCTTGGATACACCGGGCCACGCGGCGTTCTTGTCGATGAGGCAGCGGGGAGCTACGGTGACGGATATGGTTATTTTGGTTGTGGCTGCGGACGATAGTGTGAAGCCTCAGACTATTGAGGCTATCAAGCACGCGCGCGGGGCTAACGTTCCTATTATTGTTGCCATCAACAAGATGGACAAGCCCGAGGCGAACCCCGACCGTGTCAAGGCTGATCTTGGCGCTCAGGGggtggagttggaggacTTTGGCGGTGATGTTCAGGTTGTCGAGGTCAGTGGCAAGACTGGCTTGGGTATGGATGACCTCGAGGAGAATATTCTGTTGCTTGCCGAGATGCTCGACATCCGCGCGGAACAAGATGGCATGGCAGAGGGCTGGGTGTTGGAGTCCTCCATCAAGCCCATCGGTCGTGTGGCCACTGTTCTGGTCAAGAGGGGTACCCTCCGCCCAGGTGATTTTATCGTCGCCGGAAGAGTCTCCACCAAGATTCGTCTGCTGAGAAACGAAGCGGGTGTTGAAATTCCAGAGGCTCCTCCCGGAACAGCAGTCGAGAtcttggggtggagggaacCACCTGCGGCGGGTGATCAAGTCCTCCAGGCACCAGACGAAGACACAGCCAAGGTCGCCGTCCGGTACCGTCAGGAACAGAAGGAGCGCGAAGAGGCGATTGAGCAGATGGCGGAAATGGAAAAGGAGcgcaaggagaaggaagctgCCGAACGGGCTGCCAACGGGGAGGAAATTcctgaagatgatgaagccaCCGGCACAAAGTACCTCACTTACCTCATCAAAGGCGACGTCCACGGCTCTGTCGAGGCCGTAACGGCATCCATCCTCGAGCAAGGGAACAATGAGGTCCGCCCCAGGATCTTGAAATCGTCGACCGGGCAAATCAACGAGAGCGATGTCGAGCACGCGCAGGTTTCTGGCGGGGCGATTATCAACTTTAATAACCCCATCGCGGGACATATCAAGGCCATGGCTGACGCGGCGGGGGTGCCGATCCTGGATCATAATGTTATTTATCATTTGGTCGAGGATGTCCGGGGACGGTTGTCGGAGCTTTTGGCGCCGACGGTGAGCTTTAGGGTGCTGGCTGAGGCGGAGGTGCTGAAGGTGTTTGCGATTAATAccaaggggaggaggtatcATAATGTGGCGGGGTGCAGGGTGAGGAATGGGGTCGTGAATACCGGGGGGAGGTGTAAGGtgctgaggggggaggaggtggtttaCGAGGGTGAGTTTACTCTacttctgctgctgctaatgatgatgatgatgatgttgggggTGCTAATTTTGTGACAAATAGGGACGATCGATGAACTCAAGCATggcaagaaggaggtgaCCGAGATCAAAAAGGGTGGTGAATGTGGTATCATGTTCGAAGGGTGGGATGAGTTTCAAGAAGGCGATCGTATccagatggtggaggagattagggagaagaggaagttgTAAGATGATTAAGCATATAAATGGGATTGGGGAGCATTTAGATGGGGTGTTTATAGAGACCGAGGCAAAATCACGCTGCATCTCATCTTCATGGTCATGAGGGCATGGTTTTTTGGTAGGCAACAAAAAATGCCCAAACTTGGAGGCTCAATGCGTGTAAATATCTATGTATAAAATATCTGTACATTCCATCATAAGCAGGGGCAAACTCTTCCTTTTACATTACCACCTATTTGGAGCATTTGCTCCTCCTGACGAGAATGTCCGGCTTGTTGTCTGGACCCTGGCacgctccttctccagttTTGACAACCCAATGCGATCTGTCATGGGTGTGGCATCGATAATGTCGTCAAAGTCGTCGTTATCCGACCCATTGTCCGAATCTGGTTCTGCATCCGAGTCTGGCTTCATGTTTTGCGAATGTGGTGTTGGCCTAGAGATCACTTCTGGTTTCTTCTCAAGTGtgtcctccttctcggtgAACGGTTTCGAAGCCAGAATCTTCCTCCGAATAGCCTCCATCTCCGCGTCGTCATCGCTGTCGTCTGATATCGCAAACGggtccttctcttcctcctctggtATTGGTTGAGATTGCTTTTGTTTCCCTTTTTGTGGTGGCGGATTGCTTCCAAGGTAcatcccatcaacctcatcctcttcctcctcttcatcatcatcatcctcctcgtcgtcctcctcttcctcatccgaATCATCCGAGTCTATTGGGGCTCGTCTGTTGACATTGCCCCCCGCCCAGATatcatccccctcggcctcctccctgtTCTCAGCATACTCCCtgtccaacctctccatccacTCCTCCTGCGCCCTCTTGATCcccgcctcatcctcacAGGCAGCGTACTTCTTGAGCAACTTCTCGTTGATCTCCAAAAACGCCTTGCCATACGAGAAAGGAGCGAGGATCTCCTCGGCCCATTCTAAATGTCCGCAAATCGCAAAAGCGGCCGCGAGAGCCTCGACGCAGTTTAACCTCCAGGGCTTGCCGTAGTTGACTGTGTTGGCGGCGACGAGGTAGGGGAGGAGACGCTCGTGTTTGCCGCCGACTTTGTTCCATTGGACCTCTTGGGTGCGCGCCCAGGAGCACTCGACCACGGCGGCGCCGTTGGCTTCGAGGATGGGGCGGTCGGCGGGGGAGACTGTCTGTTTGCcgttgggggtgatgatgacgccGGCGTGGCgctggccgaggtggaggtcgCGCATGAGGCCGAGCTTCATGAGTTTCTTGCCGGAGCAGCGTTTGGGATCGCAGTGGCCTAGGTCCCAGCAGGCGGCTTTGAAGGCCGGGCGagagcgggtggtggtggaggaggaggggagggtagGGTCAtcgttgttggggttggattcGGGGCGGTTGGAGTGGCGGGGGGGGCCGCGGTGAGAGTTCTTGCCGCCGCGGGAGAAGTTGTCTTTTTTGTGGCGGACCATGGTGATAGCTAGAGGGGGCTATGTTTTTGTgaagggaggtgagggtggtgagggtgggtggtgatatcAGGAAGCTGAAAAATGTCAGAATAATAATttatggtggggtgggaaaCGTCACCCCCACTATTACCAGCTGAGGCTTACCCCGCTTATGCAACGTTCCGGGAGCTTTCACAGGGGTCCTGGATCTACGTACCCCCTGGGATTTATTCGAGAAACGGGTCGTTCGGGCTTCTTGCATGCTGCCACCTGCTTGTTTGCTGCCACCGACAGTTGCAGTCCAAGCTTCCTatctcaaccccatcccaaaTTCACGTTGCTGCCTGTCTACTGGGGCTTTAATACTGGCGCTGTAGACAACTTTGTACTCGTAGCACTACTTGCTTGATATTCCAGCTTCACAAGCTGTCCTTATCCCCCCCGACACAGACACCACTGACGAGCCGAGCTCCCATCCCCGTCGAACCGCCCCCAGaaagaacaacaccaccattaACAATGGAGGCGGCCTCGGCGCGATACGCGGCAAGGGACCGCTGGGGAGACCCGGGTCACCCGGCGCCGTCACAGCTTCTACGATACATTGCTTCGGCCTGCAGTCCCGAGAACTACGAACCCAACCTCGCGCTCAATCTCGAGATCAGCGacctcatcaacgccaagAAGGGCTCAGCCCCGCGCGAGGCGGCCGTGGCCATTGTCAACTACATCAACCACCGCAACCCCAACATTGCCATGCTGGCTCTGAACCTGTTGGACATATGCGTCAAGAACTGCGGCTACCCTTTCCACTTGCAAATCAGCACCAAGGAGTTCCTGAACGAGCTGGTCCGCCGCTTCCCTGAACGCCCGCCTATCCGCCCGACCCGTGTCCAGCTCAAGATCCTCGAGCTGATAGAAGAATGGCGCGGTACGATTTGCGAGACGAGCAGGTACAGGGAGGACTTGGGGTTCATTAGGGATATGCACCGGTTATTGAGTTATAAGGGGTATACGTTCCCGGAGGTCAGGAGGGAGGATGCGGCCGTGTTGAATCCTAGCGATGTAGGTTCTTGCCGGGCCCGTCTGTGAGCTATGG comes from the Podospora pseudocomata strain CBS 415.72m chromosome 5, whole genome shotgun sequence genome and includes:
- the TSR3 gene encoding ribosome biogenesis protein tsr3 (BUSCO:EOG092656RK; COG:S; EggNog:ENOG503NUW8), with product MVRHKKDNFSRGGKNSHRGPPRHSNRPESNPNNDDPTLPSSSTTTRSRPAFKAACWDLGHCDPKRCSGKKLMKLGLMRDLHLGQRHAGVIITPNGKQTVSPADRPILEANGAAVVECSWARTQEVQWNKVGGKHERLLPYLVAANTVNYGKPWRLNCVEALAAAFAICGHLEWAEEILAPFSYGKAFLEINEKLLKKYAACEDEAGIKRAQEEWMERLDREYAENREEAEGDDIWAGGNVNRRAPIDSDDSDEEEEDDEEDDDDEEEEEDEVDGMYLGSNPPPQKGKQKQSQPIPEEEEKDPFAISDDSDDDAEMEAIRRKILASKPFTEKEDTLEKKPEVISRPTPHSQNMKPDSDAEPDSDNGSDNDDFDDIIDATPMTDRIGLSKLEKERARVQTTSRTFSSGGANAPNRW
- the IFM1 gene encoding translation initiation factor IF-2 (BUSCO:EOG09261OIA; COG:J; EggNog:ENOG503NY0Z) yields the protein MRGGLWQKQRRPSACLLCSYSYSYNFRHSLRSGAPARTYSALVSNGLTEPTTLSISRRPTTSSQVRISNNTRNNGFMPAWAKVPPPKLEPLAPKPPPPPPPPPSPPPPPPPKASTPPPPPPPPPPPPPRQWQPSPTRNQKSERSSTPFQFSRHKNYNPADKPVFNPSDRPTFNPSDRPTFNPPPSSQTKPSNPFPEWANLTRRRSNNDTGTVKGFDFSRPARSMPFDKPVPPPSSEYQQTHRRRLTASQLGGGEQSPAQQPHSNSPSDEWAKLVAANKEESRQPKKIMPTAEDKAAWAWADETGQRPQVRRVESQEQGEGGRYVHPEDRVAASLRGTWGMQAAGTVVQVVGEEAETVGRREGGRGREREVVVEKSKRSKGGRRRNDDEDEEFDVDYAEERRRRKAERKAEKERQRLAELDGPTPILLPEFISVSNLASALGVKARDFVRQLEELGFEEVSQESILTGETAALVAQEYGFEPTVETGETEDLRPRPPPEDPSSLPLRPPVVTIMGHVDHGKTTLLDYLRKSSIVSQEHGGITQHIGAFSVKMSSGKQITFLDTPGHAAFLSMRQRGATVTDMVILVVAADDSVKPQTIEAIKHARGANVPIIVAINKMDKPEANPDRVKADLGAQGVELEDFGGDVQVVEVSGKTGLGMDDLEENILLLAEMLDIRAEQDGMAEGWVLESSIKPIGRVATVLVKRGTLRPGDFIVAGRVSTKIRLLRNEAGVEIPEAPPGTAVEILGWREPPAAGDQVLQAPDEDTAKVAVRYRQEQKEREEAIEQMAEMEKERKEKEAAERAANGEEIPEDDEATGTKYLTYLIKGDVHGSVEAVTASILEQGNNEVRPRILKSSTGQINESDVEHAQVSGGAIINFNNPIAGHIKAMADAAGVPILDHNVIYHLVEDVRGRLSELLAPTVSFRVLAEAEVLKVFAINTKGRRYHNVAGCRVRNGVVNTGGRCKVLRGEEVVYEGTIDELKHGKKEVTEIKKGGECGIMFEGWDEFQEGDRIQMVEEIREKRKL
- a CDS encoding hypothetical protein (EggNog:ENOG503P1TQ; COG:S); this encodes MAGGSGAASSRGRGKFRKFTRGGGKHFSKNLRPLDADGNEMGMWGDAPAKDEEEESDSEDDSSEEESEDDNDAVKIPTAAAEELSREERKKQKKAAKEAAIKAKKGPVQVGDMPSDSDEEESEEEEASKMPANPNHSRAARNQTKVPKKSADDDEELAAGTKKLAVSAPNKKEREAIAAQEAKERYMKLHEQGKTDQAKADLARLREIRAKREEEAARRLAEKQEQDEANRLKKAEIEAKEAKKREAALGPAAKKKGKK
- a CDS encoding hypothetical protein (EggNog:ENOG503Q3XK) is translated as MAPTKTSKGKARLTPKSTSSSPDTPPKPFQVAPPSLNPLTETLDPSHIYISHLDPRPSPFKRKIFLVPVAMNLLVLALFILRLRYIFPWYLQLLLSLSGQENPTTLRFTDLTTSQYLWVLLRRASTFLLDFTLAIFVWPWPYEFLIGSPLTGSPCHWRYKVGFRPSEIYLRRSRKWDVEILGKGKDLLANDDLRKVFWNQIRSATSPMLLQQKTGYLTMDANWDLDWAGMVAATELVDKKVIDERVFGTLVLVYHENFGWLSIDLSDTGAKPGTKEDERRKQVFKFRDALAAIGQEDLFFRWIEVVQFETGRPGGFTEERQVEVAQKIRDMFKEKGVDFDEFWKEAVGTEGLAGMP